GCGATGGCGGGCAACAGGGCTTCGGCATGGCCGCGCCCGACAATGTCGTGAAATCGGCCGATCGGCGCGCCGTCATCCAGCAGCGCCACGGACAGGGCCTGTGTCGCAGTGTCGATCACCAGCAGGCGCAAGCAAGACTCCCTCAAGCGGCCGCAAAATGCGGATTCGCCTAGCGGTTAGTCGATCCGTCCGGATTTGCCAAATCGAAGACGCGGTTCAGACCGCGCGTACTTCGGTGACTTCGGGGACATAATGTTTGAGTAGCTGCTCGATGCCGTTCTTAAGCGTGGCGGTCGAGGATGGGCAGCCCGAACAGGCGCCCTGCATCTTGAGGTAGACGGTGCCCTTGTCGAAACCGCGATAGATGATGTCGCCACCGTCATTGGCGACCGCCGGGCGGACGCGGGTGTCGATAAGTTCACGGATCTGCTCGACAATCTCGGCATCCTCCGGATCGTCGGCGAAATCTTCATCCTCGGTCGGGACGCTGATGCCTGCCGCGCTGCCGGGGGCGAAGAGCGGCATGTTGGCGGAAAAATGCTCCAGCAAGGTGGCGAGTATGTCGGGCTTGACGTCGGACCATTCCGCGCCGGGCGCGATCGTCACCGATATGAAGTCGCTGCCGAAAAACACGCCGGTCACATCGCCCAGGCCGAACAGCGCGTCCGCGAGTGGGGAGGCTTCGGCTTCCTCCGGCGTTGCGAAATCGCGCGTGCCCGTTCCCATGACCGCGCGGCCGGGGAGGAATTTGATGGTCGCCGGATTGGGCGTCAGTTCGGTTTCGATCAGCATGGCGTCCATGTGGCGATTGGCGCGGCCAAGATCAAGGCGGGAACGGAACTTGCGGGAGGAGAGGCCCAAATCATGTTGCCGGGATGGCCGCTTGCTTTTTGCGTGCATCTGCATCATATGCGCCGCAACGCAGCAGATGGGCCGTGATGGCCCCATAGCGATTGGCAGCGTGATCGTCCGCAACCTTGGTAGCTGAACCAGCCGCCAAAGGACCACGGACCGGCCAATGACAGTCTGCGTCAAGCTTGAGGCTTCCCTTTTCACGCGGGTCGTTTCGTAACCCGCCTCGCGCCCTTCCTGCGTCCGCAGAGCAAGTTGGCGCCATGGCCGACTTGTGAGTTTTTTATATGCAATTCAATGAACTTGGTCTCTCCGAGCCCATTTTGAAGGCGCTCGCCGCCAAAAATTACGCCACCCCGACGCCGATCCAGCAGAAGGCGATCCCCGTTCTGCTGGAAGGACGCGACCTGTGCGGCATCGCCCAGACCGGCACCGGCAAGACCGCTGCCTTCGCGCTGCCCAGCCTTGATTATTTTGCGCGCAATCCGAAGGTTACGCCGGCCAAGGGCTGCCGGATGCTGGTGCTGTCGCCCACGCGCGAACTCGCGGCGCAGATTGCGCAGAGCTTCCGCGACTATGGCCGCTTCATGAAGCTGTCGGTCGAAACCGTGTTCGGCGGCGTGCCGATCAACAAGCAGATCCGTGCCCTGTCGGCCGGCGTCGACATCGTCGTCGCCACGCCGGGCCGCCTGCTCGACCTGATCGACCAGCGCGCCTTCACCATTCGCGATACGGAAATCTTCGTCCTCGACGAAGCCGACCAGATGATGGACATGGGCTTCATCCATCCGCTGCGCCGCATCGCCAAGCTGCTGCCGCAGCAGCGCCAGAACCTGTTCTTCTCGGCCACCATGCCGAAAGAGATCGAGGCGCTGGCCGGGCAGTTTCTGAACGACCCGATCAAGGTCAGCGTCGCGCCGCAATCGACCACGGCCGAGCGCGTGCGCCAGCAGGCGACCTTCGTCAACCAGGCGGAAAAGCAGGCGCTGCTGCATATTGTGCTGAAGAATGAGGATATCGACCGCGCGCTGAT
This genomic stretch from Sphingobium sp. BYY-5 harbors:
- a CDS encoding NifU family protein produces the protein MLIETELTPNPATIKFLPGRAVMGTGTRDFATPEEAEASPLADALFGLGDVTGVFFGSDFISVTIAPGAEWSDVKPDILATLLEHFSANMPLFAPGSAAGISVPTEDEDFADDPEDAEIVEQIRELIDTRVRPAVANDGGDIIYRGFDKGTVYLKMQGACSGCPSSTATLKNGIEQLLKHYVPEVTEVRAV
- a CDS encoding DEAD/DEAH box helicase, which translates into the protein MQFNELGLSEPILKALAAKNYATPTPIQQKAIPVLLEGRDLCGIAQTGTGKTAAFALPSLDYFARNPKVTPAKGCRMLVLSPTRELAAQIAQSFRDYGRFMKLSVETVFGGVPINKQIRALSAGVDIVVATPGRLLDLIDQRAFTIRDTEIFVLDEADQMMDMGFIHPLRRIAKLLPQQRQNLFFSATMPKEIEALAGQFLNDPIKVSVAPQSTTAERVRQQATFVNQAEKQALLHIVLKNEDIDRALIFTRTKHGADRVVRFLEGAGIDAFAIHGNKSQGQRTTALQAFRQGKVKLLVATDIAARGIDVSGVSHVINFEIPNVPEQYVHRIGRTARAGAEGVAISFVADDERPYLKAIEKATRVKLEIEPLPENFLEAVRNLPKPAAPRKGPSQSPAQQAKRADGQRRYQDQQKSQRGAPDRAHRGEGDGAGKAAPGRRRRRGGVGAHKGAVQRTGAPR